The following proteins come from a genomic window of Flavobacteriaceae bacterium MAR_2010_188:
- a CDS encoding Ig-like domain (group 2), producing the protein MLHKFTSSETGTVSLPSFKLLLCCCFCIGAFFMSTGNAYGQITIDGDPSDWCPVLNDNSIPTVYARDVQDGSLSKDIPGVSNVDNQFTQGTSDVVLLENWRWSISNVSDKNDLGNVGVAITDECNLYFFADRFAANGDTDLGLWIFKNPEVSLNADGTFSGTHLDGDLLITSKFTNGGGKQFMRIYIWEAGELVLLIDQEVETFGIMSGSVNSTTTVVPSCFDYRGKFAPKDKYTSGTFFEATVDLCKLEAEFGLSVNIDACFSSIIFKTSQSQEPTSANGDLVFGAFDSQPREKTLVGSDVCGSDSPNGTVTLEDSSTTECYQLQKYDSSTSSYMNYGAEVCGTGDDIVFEDLPQGEYQIVATTVATECTLTYGPVSVIIKDLTGTYEDSYTVCDGDTWTFSYDSDGDGNDESYGPYGEGVHTEDVTDINGCPYQLEFTVDEYDVTDTYMDSYTVCDGDSWTFSYDSDGDGNDESYGPYGEGVHTEDVTDINGCPYQLEFTVDEYDVTDTYTASYTVCDGGTWTFSYDSDGDGNDESYGPYGAAGSPHVENVTDINGCPYDLEFTVYENDVTDAYQDSYTVCDGDTWTFSYDSDGDGNDESYGPYGEGVHTEEVTDINGCPYQLEFTVDEYDVTDTYTASYTVCDGDTWTFSYDSDGDGNDESYGPYGEGVHTEDVTDINGCTYQLEFTVDEYDVTDTYTASYTVCDGDTWTFSYDSDGDGNDESYGPYGAAGSPHVENVFDINGCPYDLEFTVYENPIPACSIGFEGEDPSDLLTACDNATRTYAYLGVDETYNEYLWEIGAGGGATIMGSNDGTTVDVKPDAGETSFELILTITANYEGAPSCPSTCNEIVAVSPAPIVEEDEVCVGDTVSFFEEGATYESEDEAIATIDANGIATGVAEGGVLITVTVGECASSAILTVNPLPNVTLDPFLDGICLENGPVVLGGGLPVGGVYSGTGVTDDGNGLTFTFDPSSVGAGLSATVTYTYESEAGCSDSAMTDISVIQCVIECDTVFGYNSDTSLCFLEDNLDRWGWTNHITTPGEYRFTLYGGSGNDCDPTDEGSPATEYGFAIVNYDGETVTVHYETIDGNVLNEIHVYIGCTKYPMQKKGKKSVATVAPGQYNFNPTLGGGVQSYDLGPIEVSGDFYIILHGVACDGGPVDGDDGGSDSFAGSNAISCLNTVPDDVSTALSLSKESSVRVSPNPFVKNVEVNYEFDYNTKVDIEIVDIMGNVVRTYRNISYSKGENGKKEINLTNALDRMLFVRVTTEKETMIKQIISSNNKR; encoded by the coding sequence CAAATTTACAAGTTCAGAGACGGGTACAGTGAGCTTGCCCTCTTTTAAGTTATTGCTCTGCTGCTGTTTTTGCATAGGAGCATTTTTTATGTCCACTGGTAATGCTTATGGGCAAATAACGATTGATGGTGATCCATCAGATTGGTGTCCTGTATTGAATGATAATTCAATACCAACCGTTTATGCTCGCGATGTTCAAGATGGAAGTTTATCTAAAGATATTCCTGGAGTGAGCAATGTCGACAATCAATTTACACAAGGTACATCCGATGTTGTACTATTAGAAAACTGGAGGTGGTCCATTAGTAATGTTTCTGACAAAAATGATTTAGGAAATGTAGGGGTGGCGATTACTGATGAATGTAACCTTTATTTCTTTGCTGATCGTTTTGCAGCCAATGGGGATACGGATTTGGGCCTTTGGATTTTTAAGAATCCAGAAGTCAGTCTTAACGCAGATGGAACTTTTAGCGGTACGCATTTAGATGGAGATTTATTGATTACGAGCAAATTCACAAATGGTGGAGGTAAACAATTTATGAGGATTTATATATGGGAAGCTGGAGAACTGGTTCTTTTAATTGATCAAGAAGTTGAAACTTTTGGGATTATGTCAGGTTCTGTAAATAGTACTACGACTGTTGTACCCTCCTGTTTTGATTACCGGGGTAAATTTGCGCCAAAAGACAAGTATACATCGGGTACATTCTTCGAAGCTACCGTGGATCTTTGTAAGTTGGAAGCAGAATTTGGATTATCTGTAAATATTGATGCATGTTTTTCATCAATTATTTTTAAGACCAGTCAATCTCAAGAGCCAACATCCGCAAATGGGGATTTAGTTTTTGGCGCATTTGATAGTCAACCTAGAGAAAAAACCCTTGTAGGTTCTGATGTGTGTGGGTCTGATTCACCAAATGGTACAGTCACTCTTGAAGATTCATCTACTACTGAGTGTTATCAGTTACAAAAATATGATAGTAGTACGTCGAGCTATATGAACTATGGAGCTGAAGTTTGTGGCACTGGTGATGATATTGTATTTGAGGATTTACCCCAAGGGGAATATCAGATTGTCGCAACAACAGTTGCGACAGAGTGTACCTTAACTTATGGGCCAGTGAGTGTAATAATTAAGGATCTTACCGGAACATATGAGGATTCATATACGGTCTGCGATGGCGATACCTGGACCTTCAGCTACGACAGCGATGGGGACGGTAACGATGAGAGCTACGGGCCTTACGGCGAGGGCGTCCATACGGAAGATGTTACCGATATCAACGGTTGCCCTTACCAATTGGAGTTCACCGTTGACGAGTACGATGTCACGGATACCTATATGGATTCCTATACGGTTTGCGATGGTGATTCATGGACGTTCAGCTACGACAGCGACGGGGACGGTAACGATGAGAGCTACGGGCCTTACGGCGAGGGCGTCCATACGGAAGACGTTACCGATATCAACGGTTGCCCTTACCAATTGGAGTTCACCGTTGACGAGTACGATGTCACCGATACTTACACAGCGTCTTATACGGTCTGCGATGGCGGTACTTGGACCTTCAGCTACGACAGCGACGGGGACGGTAACGATGAGAGCTACGGGCCTTATGGTGCCGCCGGTTCCCCGCACGTAGAGAACGTTACCGATATCAACGGATGTCCTTACGACCTAGAGTTCACAGTCTATGAGAACGACGTTACTGATGCCTATCAAGATTCTTATACGGTCTGTGATGGCGATACCTGGACCTTCAGCTACGACAGCGACGGGGACGGTAACGATGAGAGCTACGGGCCTTACGGTGAGGGCGTCCATACGGAAGAAGTTACCGATATCAACGGTTGCCCTTACCAATTGGAGTTCACCGTTGACGAGTACGATGTCACCGATACTTACACAGCGTCTTACACTGTCTGCGATGGCGATACCTGGACCTTCAGCTACGACAGCGACGGGGACGGTAACGATGAGAGCTACGGGCCTTACGGCGAGGGCGTCCATACGGAAGACGTCACCGATATCAACGGTTGCACTTACCAATTGGAGTTCACCGTTGACGAGTACGATGTCACCGATACTTACACAGCGTCTTACACGGTCTGCGATGGCGATACCTGGACCTTCAGCTACGACAGCGACGGGGACGGTAACGATGAGAGCTACGGGCCTTATGGTGCCGCCGGTTCCCCGCACGTGGAGAACGTCTTCGATATCAATGGTTGTCCTTACGACCTAGAGTTCACGGTCTATGAGAATCCTATTCCAGCTTGTTCAATAGGTTTTGAAGGTGAAGACCCAAGTGACTTGTTAACGGCTTGTGATAATGCAACCCGTACCTATGCTTATCTTGGAGTTGATGAGACTTACAACGAATATTTATGGGAGATTGGAGCAGGTGGAGGAGCCACCATTATGGGGTCTAATGATGGAACCACTGTAGATGTTAAACCAGATGCAGGTGAAACAAGCTTTGAGTTGATTCTTACCATTACTGCAAATTATGAAGGTGCACCAAGTTGTCCTTCAACATGTAATGAAATAGTTGCGGTTAGTCCTGCACCTATCGTAGAAGAAGATGAAGTTTGCGTAGGTGATACGGTAAGTTTCTTTGAAGAAGGAGCAACCTATGAATCTGAAGATGAAGCAATAGCCACAATAGATGCCAATGGAATTGCCACAGGTGTTGCTGAAGGTGGTGTACTTATTACTGTTACCGTAGGTGAATGTGCTAGTTCTGCAATACTAACGGTTAATCCATTACCAAATGTTACATTAGATCCTTTCTTAGATGGCATATGCCTTGAAAATGGACCTGTTGTTCTAGGAGGTGGATTGCCAGTTGGTGGTGTTTATAGCGGAACCGGTGTAACCGATGATGGAAATGGTCTTACATTTACGTTTGATCCTTCTTCAGTTGGAGCTGGTTTGAGTGCTACTGTAACCTATACCTATGAAAGTGAGGCCGGATGCTCTGACTCAGCGATGACAGACATATCCGTTATACAGTGTGTAATTGAATGCGATACCGTGTTCGGTTATAATAGCGATACAAGCCTTTGTTTCTTAGAGGATAATTTAGACCGATGGGGTTGGACTAATCACATCACAACTCCAGGAGAGTACAGATTTACTCTTTATGGTGGAAGTGGAAATGATTGTGATCCTACCGACGAAGGTAGTCCTGCCACTGAATATGGTTTTGCCATCGTAAATTACGACGGTGAGACGGTGACAGTACACTACGAAACCATTGATGGAAATGTTTTAAATGAAATACATGTCTATATCGGTTGTACTAAATATCCAATGCAGAAGAAAGGAAAAAAATCAGTTGCTACAGTAGCACCAGGTCAATATAACTTCAATCCTACGCTCGGTGGAGGAGTTCAAAGTTATGATCTCGGTCCTATTGAGGTTTCAGGTGATTTCTATATTATCTTGCATGGTGTTGCTTGTGATGGCGGACCAGTTGATGGCGATGATGGAGGAAGCGATTCGTTTGCTGGCTCAAATGCAATTTCTTGTCTAAATACTGTTCCTGACGATGTGTCAACTGCACTTTCTCTAAGTAAGGAATCCTCTGTAAGAGTTTCTCCTAACCCATTTGTGAAAAACGTAGAGGTGAATTATGAGTTTGATTATAATACCAAAGTTGATATCGAAATTGTAGATATAATGGGTAATGTAGTTAGAACTTACAGAAACATCTCTTACAGTAAAGGAGAAAATGGCAAGAAAGAAATTAATCTTACTAACGCGCTAGACAGAATGTTATTTGTACGAGTAACAACTGAGAAGGAAACGATGATAAAACAGATCATTTCTTCCAATAACAAACGTTAA